A stretch of Cupriavidus necator DNA encodes these proteins:
- a CDS encoding helix-turn-helix transcriptional regulator encodes MKTADKSRVDFRVAFANMDRCALLSPEELAELLGKSRNAIYHMLRRDEDSFPQPVLRQNRCIRWRAGDVRDWIDSLSSAKPREIETARRRGRPRQGDLQRSPSDSAPLANDHSTALGQARARKLVRFTLG; translated from the coding sequence ATGAAGACCGCCGACAAATCGAGAGTGGATTTCCGCGTGGCGTTCGCAAACATGGATAGATGCGCGCTTTTGTCGCCCGAAGAACTTGCCGAATTGCTTGGCAAGAGCCGAAACGCTATCTACCACATGCTTCGGCGAGACGAGGATTCATTTCCTCAACCGGTCCTTCGCCAGAACCGATGCATTCGCTGGCGTGCCGGTGATGTCCGAGATTGGATAGACAGCCTGTCGAGCGCGAAGCCGCGTGAGATAGAGACTGCAAGGAGGCGGGGTCGGCCTCGCCAGGGCGATTTGCAGAGGTCCCCTTCTGATAGCGCACCTCTTGCTAACGATCATTCGACGGCGCTCGGACAAGCGCGTGCACGCAAACTTGTGCGTTTTACCTTGGGGTGA